TTAATCTGACCTGAGGATGGCACGGTGCCGTATTTCGTGCTTGTGTGCCCAGAATTCTGCGATTAGATAATTGACTTGATGGGCACACTGTTGATGGCAGACACTAAATAAACTGCCGAAATTGGAAGACTCTCAGCCCTCAAACTTTGGACTACAACAGGTGTATTCTTTTCCCCTTAATCATCTGATCAAGggttaagatcttccaatctggaagatcTATTGGAAGATCCTAGGGTTTCCCACATCCATCGGATTGGCATCTCAGTTTACTGAAACATGGCCATGCATTGCAGAATTGAAGGACCATATACATTCTCTGAAGCTAAGAAACTAAGAATCCAACTGTTCCTCATCTGACAACAAGATCCTTGATCTCTAAAATGGTGGGGCAAGCAATTACAAAATAGCAAGCGATCACATCCATTGCGCAGATACACATTCCTATCACTCGTGTAgagaaaagagaaatacataaaagAAGCAACAACATGGAACTTTGATTTGTACTAACCCCATTGGATTGACTCCTTCCCAGTGTTTCTCacctgcaaaaaagaaaaaagaaaaaaagaaaaaaaagaagaagagcaaaACCTAATTGAGCTTCTTCCAAACAGTTTGACTAAGGCAGCATAAACCATAACCATAAAAGAAGGCAATGTTTGGATGCCATAAATGTCAATTCAATCACAATTCAAAGTGACTTCCATCAAAGGCTCAACTCGAAAGACTTGAAAGTAACAGTCTTAATTTCGAGCCAGACCCATATACAGATGCACGGGAAGGGAATTTACAGCTTTGCTTTTTCCACTTTATCAGACCGCCATCTGCAAGTTACTTTGgtagagcatccaaacacaaccttagtAAGGGGGTGATATTCTAAAATTCTCGACTCGTGGCAGTAACTACAGAGGACTTATAGTCCATTGAAGGCTTCTCATTTCTTACCATTGCTTCGAGAGATTTCCTATTAGTCTCTCCTGCCAAACACAACGTAAACAGTCTTCAGATCAATAGAAagtaaaatctataggaaaatttcCACAAGCTCTACATGGAATAGATCCCATCGTTTTCATCATAGATGGCGGTTTACTATTTCAAGGAATAGTTGCAAGCAATACTTTTTTTAAACCTTTAAtggaaggaagataaggtggttGATTCTAAGTACCTTTGAGACCCGGAAACCGATGTTTCTTGCTGCTTGCAATATCCGGCACTGCTGTTGAGTCAATTCCTGCGCCTGAAAATACGATATTCTTTTTATTACTTATGTTGGGGTGCAGCAATCATCTACTGTACACAGGCCAAAGATGTATCATGGCCCCCAAAATGGATGGAGCTTGAACAGAAACATACTGATACTGATCAGACAACCCTAATCCAACTATCTAAGTGGCTACTCATCACATgagtgtttagaaaaaaatggagAGTGGTCTAAATTTGGAGGAGGAAATTCGAGgtagaaattgcatttggtcttgaAAATGCAACCATCATGTTTCACATGCATGCAGATTCATCATAAATCACTCTGCCTCAATGGTCTATCCATCCAATCGGCAGGCTATGGATGCCTGAAATACAAACATGCCATGTTTGTAAGTCTCTCTGATTGGAAAATGACATCAATCATCAGTAGGGTCTGCAATGGGTCATGTTAACCCACGGGTCAACTGGCCCAACCCACTTCCGAGGGAGGTTTGGGTCAAGCTAAATGGGTAGTGGGTCATGCTCGGTTAGAAAATGTGGCccgtttaagtaaatgggtcgGCCTAGGGTTGAATCTTACCCTACCCAGCCCACCCATATAATataggcattttttttttccacacaccCCACACGCACCCGTggactcacaccacaatgggtgctcgaacccatgacctcatgttgaaactcttgtgagtctaccactgggcCATAGGGTCGCAGGCAATAGACCATAAGCATAGATACATACAAATAATGTATGTTTGCATGTATCCACTAATTGGGCAGTGGGCATACCTTTAGCCCCAAAAACCATATGTTTGCATGTATCCACTAATTGGGCAGTGGGCATACCTTTAGCCCCCAAAACCATATCTTTGCATGTATCCACTTATTGGGCAGTGGGCATACCTTTAACCCCAAATACCATTTTAAAACCCAAGTGAAGGGTTGGGTTGAGCTGGTGAATCCTAACCAACCTAAGCACAATCTAATGAGTTGGGTCAGGCTTGCCCTTGATGAGTTTTAAGTAGGTTGAGCCACGCCACAGGGTAATGTGTTTTAGGTCGGGTTTGGGCCGTAATCCTTGCCCCAGAAAATAGGTTGGGGCTTGGGATGATCACAACCCGACCCATTGCTACTCCTAATTATCCGATCATGTAAACTCGACCCATTGCCATCCAAAACCCAGCCCATACCTGGTGGGGCTTTCCATGATCACCGATCTTTCACACATGGTTGCTATGCTTACCATTAGAGGTGGCGACTAGCCAGCTTCGGGTCAGGTGTAGGGGTATCCATACTCATACCCGTTGATCGGCTCTACAACCATACCCAGACAACCAGACCCATGTTAGACCTAAAATGGGCACCCATACCCATTCCTATTGTATTGGCCTATTGGGTTAGGGTACCCATTTATCATTtcaaattgaaaaaaagaaaaaagaaaaagcacaaGTACTTGCAAAAAATTAGACTTTGTAGCGGAAACTAAAAGGTGATTTATTCTGCAAGAACATAAAGAAATAGAAACATGATGCTTTAGATTAAACTTAAAATACCATAATCTATCAATCTTATTTTCGATCCATCCCACGATTAATTAGCATAGATATGGCATGCACTTGAAATAAACCATGAATTGTAAGTGGCCCACATTATTGTtggatttaatgaaatttgggaGGCCATCTTTTCATGGTGTAATGATCTTTTTGATCCATCACAAAAGTAATTAGTGTGCGCGTGGCATGCACTTACTCAAATTAAACAGTTACTTGAACATGTGACCCACAATATGGTTGGATTTGCTAAACTTCGACGCGCCCACTTCAATGGTGGGTCCCTTGTTGGATTGACTATATGACATGCACAATGCACACACCAAGGTGAACCCACATTCCATAGTGGGTCAACCCAGTTAggtggttggatggcatacacaatgcacacaccaaggtgggcctactTTTCACGACAGCCCTATTGGATAGTTGCATGGTATCAATCTTATTTTCGATCCATCCCACGATTAATTAGCATAGATATGGCATGCACTTGAAATAAACCATGAATTGTAAGTGGCCCACATTATTGTtggatttaatgaaatttgggaGGCCATCTTTTCATGGTGTAATGATCTTTTTGATCCATCACAAAAGTAATTAGTGTGCACGTGGCATGCACTTACTCAAATTAAACAGTTACTTGTACATGTGACCCACAATATGGTTGGATTTGCTAAACTTCGACGCGCCCACTTCAATGGTGGGTCAACCTTGTTGGATTGACTATATGACATGCAAAATGCACACACCAAGGTGAACCCACATTCCATAGTGGGTCAACCcagttagatggttggatggcatacacaatgcacacaccaaggtgggcctactTTTCACGACAGCCCTATTGGATAGTTGCATGGTATACACAAAGCACACGTTCAAGTGTGCCAACTTAGAGTTTTCATAGCTTGTCTACCTTAATAGCATAGGTTGGGTGGTATTCACAATTACTGCATATAATAAGGTGAGCATAAACCTCTTTCCTTACATAGATTTGTAAATAGGGAACTGCTAATTATCTTTAATTAGTAATTAAATATTATAATTGTGTAATATTAaggatataatataaaatatatatgataTTAAAATATAATTAAGTTCGGGTTCACGTATTGATACCCTGTACCCGCACTCATTTACCTATGTCCATACCGAGCCAGTGTTGGCCTGGGTTCAGTTGCCCGTCGAGCATACCGAGCCCGCTGTTATCTCTGCCTACCACTCACCATTTAAGATAGACAGATGACTGTCAAGGATGCAGAAGCTCAGAACATAACCTTCTATCTTCAGCCTATCTTCTGTTCATGAGATTTGCTACTTCCACACACCCCTCTCAGCGACGTATCTTTACCCGCAGCACAATTGCCACCCTTGCAGGTGCCAGCAACATGGGAGGTGGACCCTGCAGTGAAGATGGCGGCCATATGCACGCTGGATGTGCATTTTATAACCGCTCATCCATTTTGTGTAGGAGTgctccacctgatgagtggaccatcctagTTTTGCTGACGAAAGTTACATGATACTTGCATGGCCTAtggcacttgatacacaggcactcaggaaTTATATAGGTGGCATAAATTAAGgcataaatcaaatcaaatcaaataaaatgaactaaattgtggaacccacacaTTTGCTAAgttacagtcccaaaatcagactgGATAGATAATCCTAACCTCcgagtcccaaaatcagattggacggacaatcctaaccactgattcatggacacttgtttcttGAAATAAGCCCAcaggatattttcattttaaaagGCCAATAAAAATGCCCactaatccaatggtcagataatcaaTTAACATAATTTTTCTTCACGACACTTCTAAACTgggtaccataatttggacagtttaattttagttacttgtatgccatgtatgcaatttctaggtGATTTCTACATACATGACTTAGTTGCTACCCGAACtagcgatgtgggtgggaccctgaccatgggACCTGCctcgatgtatgcgttgtatatcttagctgtctatccattttgccagctcattttagggcacaagcccaaaatgaagcagatccaaatctcaggtggaccacaccacaagaaacattggtcattgagttaaaaacttcttagggtccaccatcatgttattttccatccaacctgttaaaaagTCATACAGACTAGGAtgaaggaaagcacaaatatcagcttgatccaaaatttgtgtggcccatagagtttttaatggtcagtgacCACTGGTTCTTGtgttgtagtccacctgagatttggatctccttcatttttgggcccatgccctaaaatgagctggcaaacggATAGACAActtagatatacaatgcatacatctaggtggCTCCCACtgttagggtcccacccacattgctggttcCTGGGTCGCAGCTAACTAGCTAAATCGTGTTTGATTTCTACTAGCctgctgtgtatcatccatcacactctgccagagtatgaaagttTTTCTCTTTTGCTAATGCTTGTCTAAACAGCTTCATGCACCGGCTCATCAAATGTCCGACTCATGTGCCAGTGTGACACGTCGGCTGCATTTGTGTTATGAGCAAATCTCTTATGTTGATTATGGAAgggctattttttcttttttctttttctttttaattttttttttaaattttttaaatttatttatttaacacacacacccccacacactcacaccatagtgggatttcaccaactATGGATGCTCAAACCCTTgattggtgttgaaactcctgagagtctgccaccgaggcaagagtaaggatccttatGGACAGGCTGTTGTTCCTTTTCACTTAACCATCTATTCTAAGCCACTGATCGAAGGATTATGATCTTCAATTATAAATATTCTTGGGGCATCCCTCaatccttggtgtggcccatcgaaTCAACGGCTAGGAACCCCAAACCATTCCACATGCACCCGCTAAGCAGCCGTGGCTTGGGCATGGCTTCAgtggaggtgggtgggacccctgactgtggagcccaccgtgatatatctgactacatccacgccgttcatccgtattaaaagctcattttagggcatgatccaaaaaatgaagcagatccaaatcccagaaGAAACCATGgcgattggccattaaaaacttcttgtggtctacaagagctttggatcaagatgatatttgtatggtctcttcatctatgtgtttgttaccttatcaacagtttggatggcaaataacattcgggcggaatccatgaagtttttaacggtgaggattcgacttttttctgtggtgtggtccatctaggaTTTGAGTAAGCTTCATTCTTCaattcgtgccctaaaatgagctgtcaaaatggttggacggtgtggatttaaggcacatacatcactgtgagccccacagggGTCCCACCCAACTCATGGGGACAACATGCAAATGCATTCTcctgatctaaaccgtccatcttatgGAATCCAATCCTGATGGGCCCTGACCCAATAATCAAGCATAAAGAATAACCCAACGTCCTATCCGTTGATTTATCCAATTTAAATTAAGCTTTTGAAAATGAAAGAATCGACAACGGAAAGATTcatccacaagttttggatcatcgtCCATGGACGCTGGATCCAAGAATCTGAACCGATCATATCATTGAACCACATCTTCATGTGGGTCCTAATAAGTTGATGCATGCATCAGAGCGTGCATCGCGATTAACGCAAAACGAAACATTTAAAAAACCGCTTTTACCTTCTACGGCGGTCAGATACGCCTCGCGAGAAACCGCCTGAACTGCTCCAATCTAAAAGAAAAAACCATAAACTGTTTTGAGGAAAGAAAAACCAGAAACCGCAACtgccacgagagagagagagagaggtgaaagGACGAAATTACCCCTGCGACTTTGACGAAGCTCTCTGCAATTCGGTTGAGGAGAGGATGGCCAAGATCGAAGAGCCCTCCCTTGTCGAAGCTTCGAAACTCGTCCAAGAGAGAGCGATTCTCCAATTTACTGGTAGCATTCATCTTCGATTCTATTCGGAGAGGAGGTGAGGAAGGAGAAGGGCTAAAATAGAATTTTCTAAAGAGAAGATGGGAGGAATGCAGTCGGAGAAGAGAGATTTGCAGAAGGAAGGAGAAGGAGACGGAGCTGAAGAAAAGTTCCTGGGAGAGAGGAGATGGAGACACGTGTCCTTTGGACTCTTACGTGTCAGTCTTTTCGCCGGGAAACCGGAGCTTCGGGGCGCATTTTAGGCGGTGGCCGTTAAATTACAATCCTGTCCCTGCCCGCCAAACTTCTCTTTCGCGTTGCCTACCATGTGTGCCGGACTGTTCGTGGCAGTTCTCTAATATGCGCATGTTGCGTCTTTTAGTTGgcccctggcctcacccaacacggtgcggccattaccgtggggtccaccttgacgaatgtatatccacaccgtccatccgtttttccatatacgtttagtgcatgaacccaaaaacgaagcagatccaaaactcaggtgggccataccatgggaaatagtggtgattaacagttaaaaacttctcgtaCGCCCCAAATGTTTTACATCAATTTTATGAACGCATTGTCGGGCATACATCCATGTATGTTTTctatatcaactccgtccatctatttttccagttcattttagggaataggtcaaaaattgaagcagacccaaatctcaggtagaccacaccaaagaaaaaaagtggtgaatgaccattaaaaactttttattcacctcaaaagttttggatcaagctgatatttgtgttttccctttacccaggtctgtgtgaccttaccatcgggtttgatggaaaataaacattaggatagactttaggaagttttcaatggaggGCAATCAATgagcactgttttctgtggtgtggtccacctaaaatatgatctgctttattttttcgaCCATGctcttaaatgagctggaaaaatggatggaaagcgtGGTTATTCAacacatgcatcgaggtgggcccatggtcagagactcacccaatccgctccccaAATTTACCTAGTTCCAAATTGATGTATCACATCGGAAGATCTTTTGTGTGTACGGTCTAAGTAAGTGTTCCCATGTGATGAACATACACAatctggtggggcctacacagccaGTGCTTCACTGTTTTGTAGAGTGTAGAAGATGCTTCACCAATCAGAATGGTTGGGCTCCGTTAGATGAATCGGGGCAAAtgcttgtgtagggcccaccgtgaagtatgttttatatctcttccgtccatccattgcgccagctcattttaggacataagctcGGACGTAAGGAAGATCCAAAAATCACGTGGACCACgccaccacgggaaacagtggccGTTAAAACATTCCTGCGCTAGCTGTGATgatcatatgccatccaacccgttcataagatgaCTCCAACCTGcatgaaggtaaaacataaatatcagcttcatccaaaacttccacggtacccaagaagttttcaacggtggccattcaatccgcactgtttgtagtgtggtccactcgacctCCTAATTGGGACCTTCTCCTAAAAAGAGCCAGAAAAAcggatacatcatgatgaggccaatAGAGCTTTAAGTTACGGGCAATCTAGAGCGTCCGTCAATCCATACTGTCCAATTAGTGGGCCTAACTGTGCATATAGAGcatatgaataaaaaaaaaaaattaggtaatatgatatttattaggggccactatgatatttatttgacatccaatctgtagattaggtcatgcagacctgaatgatggaaaaaaaaaaaaaacaaatatcagcttaatccaaaaattaggtaaccccaggaagtttttaatggtgagagttcaatcaacactgtgtggcccacttaagaatttgatctacctcagttttgggttcataccctaaaattatttttaaaaatgcatggacggcgt
This DNA window, taken from Magnolia sinica isolate HGM2019 chromosome 14, MsV1, whole genome shotgun sequence, encodes the following:
- the LOC131224676 gene encoding outer envelope pore protein 16-2, chloroplastic isoform X1 — protein: MNATSKLENRSLLDEFRSFDKGGLFDLGHPLLNRIAESFVKVAGIGAVQAVSREAYLTAVEGAGIDSTAVPDIASSKKHRFPGLKGETNRKSLEAMVRNTGKESIQWGLAAGLYSGITYGLQEARGAHDWKNSMVAGALTGATLALTSEDASHEQVVQCAITGAALSTAANLLTGVF
- the LOC131224676 gene encoding outer envelope pore protein 16-2, chloroplastic isoform X2 — its product is MNATSKLENRSLLDEFRSFDKGGLFDLGHPLLNRIAESFVKVAGIGAVQAVSREAYLTAVEGAGIDSTAVPDIASSKKHRFPGLKGLAAGLYSGITYGLQEARGAHDWKNSMVAGALTGATLALTSEDASHEQVVQCAITGAALSTAANLLTGVF